In Mesotoga sp. UBA6090, the following proteins share a genomic window:
- a CDS encoding carbohydrate kinase family protein, whose translation MDRVVIVGNVDVDIIAGPIDDWPEWGTEIGVDTVDMRIGGQAANTAVVLADLGVPVDIVTVAGNDLFGKALEQRFIEMGISVEGLALIEGKTPHTVAIAHTSSERSFLSDESVMRFMDVDFVSNKLTNVKGAHILFCGINVLNGLRRGDLKTLVESLHNDNVIYLDPGWPPDGWKSFRPQIRSLLNSLDWFLPNEAELNEVTQEASISSAVESFQREFTSNAMVKMGSEGSLMISRDSSKEYSTERSENVVDTIGAGDSFNAGFIYSAAAYGSYDVDLAHRIARDWIEGRYREKISL comes from the coding sequence ATGGACAGAGTAGTTATAGTTGGCAATGTTGATGTCGATATCATAGCAGGTCCGATTGACGACTGGCCTGAATGGGGAACGGAGATAGGAGTAGATACTGTTGATATGCGTATCGGCGGGCAGGCGGCCAACACGGCTGTCGTGCTTGCCGATCTCGGAGTACCGGTGGATATAGTGACGGTAGCCGGAAATGATCTCTTCGGGAAGGCATTAGAGCAACGATTCATTGAAATGGGAATTTCCGTCGAAGGGCTTGCCCTCATCGAAGGCAAGACTCCTCATACAGTTGCGATAGCTCATACAAGCAGTGAGAGAAGCTTCTTGAGCGACGAATCTGTCATGCGTTTCATGGATGTTGACTTTGTTAGCAATAAGCTTACTAACGTCAAAGGCGCACATATCCTGTTTTGTGGAATCAATGTTCTTAACGGTTTGAGAAGGGGAGACTTGAAAACGCTTGTGGAATCCCTTCACAATGACAACGTTATTTACCTTGATCCGGGATGGCCTCCCGATGGCTGGAAGTCATTCAGACCTCAGATAAGGAGCTTGCTGAATTCATTAGACTGGTTCTTACCCAACGAAGCCGAACTAAACGAGGTGACACAAGAAGCTTCGATTTCCAGCGCCGTTGAAAGCTTTCAGAGGGAGTTCACCAGTAATGCGATGGTGAAGATGGGCTCTGAAGGTTCGCTCATGATCTCTAGAGACAGTTCAAAAGAGTATTCGACCGAAAGGTCAGAGAACGTTGTGGATACGATTGGAGCCGGGGATTCCTTCAATGCCGGTTTTATCTATTCGGCGGCCGCCTACGGAAGTTATGATGTCGACCTTGCCCACAGGATCGCCAGAGACTGGATCGAGGGAAGATACAGGGAGAAGATTTCCTTGTA